A region of Heteronotia binoei isolate CCM8104 ecotype False Entrance Well chromosome 2, APGP_CSIRO_Hbin_v1, whole genome shotgun sequence DNA encodes the following proteins:
- the LOC132566028 gene encoding gastrula zinc finger protein XlCGF57.1-like translates to MLKETYKCLECGMKFSDPTQYNIHFSKHSIMKACKCFRCGKYFRYKSQLLVHQRIHTEEKPYECSECRERFSHRSTLQQHLRTHTGEKPFECSECGKSFSHSSNLKIHLRTHTGEKPFQCSECGRRFSHNGNLQSHLQTHTGEKPFECSECGKRFSWSGHLQHHQRTHTGEKPFECSECGKRFTHSGTLQRHIRTHIGEKPFECSECGKRFSHNGHLQSHLRTHTGEKPFECSRCGKRFSQSSSVQSHLRTHTGEKPFECSECEKRFSDSSSLQKHLRIHTGEKPFECTECGKRFSQSASLQSHFRTHTGEKPFECSECGKRFSHSSTLQHHQRTHTGEKPFECSKCGKRFSESSSLYGHLRTHTGEKPFECSECGKRFCRSGSLQRHQRTHTGEKPFECSECGKRFSHSSTLQHHQRTHTGEKPFECSKCGKRFSESSSLYGHLRTHTGEKPFECSECGKRFCRSGSLQQHQRTHTGEKPFECSECGKKFSQNGSLQCHLRTHTGEKPFECSECGKRFSRSSHLHQHQRTHTGEKPFECSECGKKFRDSSSLQKHLRTHTGEKPFQCSVCGKRFSRSGNLHSHLRTHTGE, encoded by the coding sequence ATGTTGAAGGAAACATAcaagtgcttggagtgtggaatgaaattctcagatccaacccaatataatatacatttttcaaagcacagtataatgaaggcatgtaaatgctttcggtgtggaaagtacttcagatacaaatcacaactccttgtgcaccaaaggatccacacagaggagaagccctatgaatgctcagagtgcaggGAGAGATTCAGTCACCgtagcactcttcaacagcatctaagaactcacacaggggagaagccttttgaatgctcagagtgtgggaagagcttcagtcACAGTAGCAATCTTAAAATTCATCtaagaacgcacacaggggagaagccttttcaatgctcagagtgtggaaggagattcagtcacAATGGCAATCTGCAAAGTCATCTACaaacccacacaggtgagaagccttttgaatgttctgagtgtgggaagagattcagttggagtggccatcttcaacatcatcaaagaactcacacaggagagaagccttttgagtgctcagagtgtgggaaaagatttacTCACAGCGGCACTCTTCAAAGACATATAAGAACCCACataggagagaagccttttgaatgctcagagtgtgggaagagattcagtcacaatgGCCATCTTCAGAGTcatctaagaactcacacaggggagaagccttttgagtgctcaaggtgtgggaagagattcagtcagagtagcagtgttcaaagtcatctaagaacccacacaggggagaagccttttgaatgctcagagtgtgaaaagagattcagcgatagtagcagtcttcaaaaacatctaagaatccatactggggagaagccttttgaatgcacagagtgtggaaagagattcagtcagagtgccagtcttcaaagtcatttcagaacccacacaggggagaagccttttgaatgctcagagtgtgggaagagattcagtcacagtagcactcttcagcatcatcaaagaacccacacaggggagaagccttttgaatgctcaaagtgtgggaagagattcagtgagagtagCAGTCTTTATGGTCAtctacgaacccacacaggggagaagccttttgaatgctcagagtgtgggaagagattttgccgcagtggcagtcttcaacgacatcaaagaactcacacaggggagaagccttttgaatgctcagagtgtgggaagagattcagtcacagtagcactcttcagcatcatcaaagaacccacacaggggagaagccttttgaatgctcaaagtgtgggaagagattcagtgagagtagCAGTCTTTATGGTCAtctacgaacccacacaggggagaagccttttgaatgctcagagtgtgggaagagattttgccgcagtggcagtcttcaacaacatcaaagaactcacacaggggagaagccttttgaatgctcagagtgtggaaagaaattcagtcagaacGGCAGTCTTCAATGTCATctaaggacccacacaggggaaaagccttttgagtgctcagagtgtgggaagagattcagccgcAGTAGCCACCTTCATcaacatcagagaactcacacaggggagaagccttttgaatgctcagagtgtgggaagaaattcagggacagtagcagtcttcaaaaacatctaagaacgcatacaggggagaagcctttccaatgttcagtgtgtgggaagagattcagtcggagtggaaATCTTCatagtcatctaagaacccacacaggagagtag